Within the Dolichospermum compactum NIES-806 genome, the region TGATAGCGTAGCGTGGCGCAAGCCATATCAGGATATCCAGGATTAGAAGATTAACAGGATGTTTTTTAGAAAATATAGGTTTTTGTGAATGATAGAAAATATATTTTTCTCTGAACCATAATTTATAATCATTAAATATTCACAGAAAATCTATAAATAACAATCCTGTACATCCTTAAATCCTGGTTATCCTAATTCAGACAACCACAACAAATAATCTCCAAATAGGAAGCCAGGGAATAAATTCCCTGTCTAAAAGCTAAAGTCGGTTTAAACCGATATTGGGAATGATGGAATATTATATTTATCTTCATCAGGTAAAAAGTCAATCAAATCCTGTACATCCTAAAATCCTGGTTATCCTGATTCTGACAACCACAACCAACAATCTCCAAATAGTGAAAATGTAACTTTACCTATTTGTTAATAACTAAAAAATTGAGAGGAATATGAACAACAAGATCCCCGACTTATTAAAGAAGTCGGGGATCTGACTCTACATATCTTTGCGCCGGACACCATGTTAAATCGGTGATACATTCATCAAAAGCATCCCAGTTATGTCCGAAGTATGTAGGAATTTCCATTGCTTCAGCAGCTTGATTTAAAAATGTTTGTTTGCTATTGATTTTTTTACCATCAAGATAAAAAAATTTATGATTCATAGATTTATGGTGAGGAAATAGGTTAGCAAAATTGTCTGAATCAGGATGTCCAGGATTAAAGGATTTACAGGATGATAAAATATAAAATGGGCGATCGCTAATAAAATTATATAAATCTTAAAATTATGTAGATGATAATTTTAACTATTTTTAAGTATTATGTTATTAATATTGTCTAAATGTTCTGCTAGATTAGTCATTGTGTAGTTGATTTGACTGCTAAGTAAATACTGGCAGTAATTAAGTTTAGTAAATTTCATCGTTAATTAATTTCTTAATGCACCCTATCATCATTCTCTCATAAAATTAATACCCGTCATTTATTTAATCTATTACTATTAACAATTCTCAATCAGTCTGATTCAATAACATCTTCATTATTGCAGTACACATATACTAATAATTAGCGATCGCTGTGCCAGTTGCGTAAGTCCTGTCATAAATTATCATCATTAACTATTCACAGAAAACCTATAAATAACAATCCTGTACATCCTGAAATCCTGGTAATCCTGATTCAGACAACCACCACAAAAAATCTCCAAATAGCCATAAGCCAGGGAATTAATTCCCTGTCTAAAAGCTCAAGTCGGTTTAAACCGACTATTGGCCCGGATTTCTCACCAAAATCCTCAAACCCTTATATAATCTGGATTATGGGTTTTTACACTGCATCAAAAACAACCTCGTGAAAAATGACCGAAACCGTTGCTCTATAAGGATTATATAGATTGCGATCGCATTGTTTGTGAGAAATGCGGGTTGGGAATGATGGAATATTATATTTATCTTTATCAGGTAAAAAGTCAATCAAATCCTGTACATCCTTAAATCCTGGTAATCCTGATTCAGACAACCACCACAAAAAATCTCCAAATAGTGAATGCTATTGATTTTTTTACCATCAAGATAAAAAACTTTATGATTCATAGATTTATGGTGAGGAAATAGGTTAGTAAAATTGTCTGAATCAGGATGCACGGTTACTGAGCGAAGTCGAAGTACAGGATTACAGGATTTACAAGATGATAAAATAGACCATTGCTAATAAAACCTTATCAATGACTACTTTAACCGCCAAATCTTGATAGTTTTGTCACTACTCCCACTAGCCAGAGTTTGACCATCGGGGCTGTATGCTACTGAAAGAACCGAGCTAGTATGAGCAGTAAAAGTTTGCAGTAGCTTTCCCGTTTTTACATCCCACAGTTTGATAGTGTCGTCCTCACTCCCACTAGCCAGAGTTTGACCATCGGGGCTGTATGCTATTGACCAAACCAAGTCAGAATGACCAGTGAGGGTTTGCAGTAGCTTTCCCGTTTTTACATCCCACAGTTTGATAGTGTCGTCCTCACTCCCACTAGCCAGAGTTTGACCATCGGGGCTGTATGCTACTGAAAGAACCGAGCTAGTATGAGCAGTAAAAGTTTGCAGTAGCTTTCCCGTTTTTACATCCCACAGTTTGATAGTGTCGTCCTCACTCCCACTAGCCAGAGTTTGACCATCGGGGCTGTATGCTATTGACCAAACCAAGTCAGAATGACCAGTGAGGGTTTGCAGTAGCTTTCCCGTTTTTACATCCCACAGTTTGATAGTGTCGTCCTCACTCCCACTAGCCAGGGTTTGACCATCGGGGCTGTATGCTACTGAAAGAACCGAGTTAGAATGAGCAGTCAAAGTTTGCAATAGGTTTCCCGTTTTTACATCCCACAGTTTGATAGTCTTGTCATTACTCCCACTAGCCAGGGTTTGACCATCGGGGCTGTATGCTACTGACCAAACCCTCTCAGAATGACCTTTGAGGGTTTGCAGTAGGTTTCCCGTGTTTACATCCCACAGTTTGATAGTGTTGTCCTCACTCCCACTAGCCAGGGTTTGACCATCGGGGCTGTATGCTACTGACCAAACCCTCTCAGAATGACCTTCAAGGGTTTTTTCTAAAGAGAAACCAATAGGTAAATTTGCAATTATAGATATGGGATTGACTGGAAACACGCCATAACGTGCATAGCCATAGATTTGAGTTCCTATAAGTCCTAATATCGCAGCTATTAATAGTTTCCATAAAACAGGAATCGTTGTTTGAGGCGCTGGAATTGTGACAGGTTGACTCTGAGGTGTAGAAACTGGCGTTTGTGAAACCTGAGATCGATTTTGCTGAACTGGTGCTTTACTAATAGATGCTGCAACCTGCCAAATCTTGATAGTGTTGTCATAACTCCCACTAGCCAGAGTTTGACCATCGGGGCTGTATGCTACTGAATTAACCCAGCTAGAATGACCAGTGAGGGTTTGCAGTAGGTTTCCCGTGTTTACATCCCATAGTTTGATAGTGCTGTCCCTACTCCCACTAGCCAGGGTTTGACCATCGGGGCTGTATGCTACTGAATTAACCGATCTAGAATGACCAGTGAGGGTTTGCAGTAGGTTTCCTGTGTTTACATTCCATAGTTTGATAGTGTTGTCATAACTCCCACTAGCCAGGGTNNNNNNNNNNNNNNNNNNNNNNNNNNNNNNNNNNNNNNNNNGTTTCCTGTGTTTACATTCCATAGTTTGATAGTGTTGTCATAACTCCCACTAGCCAGGGTTTGACCATCGGGGCTGTATGCTACTGAATAAACCGATCTAAAATGACCTTTGAGGGTTTGCAGTAGGTTTCCCGTGTTTACATCCCATAGTTTGATAGTGTTGTCCCTACTCCCACTAGCCAGGGTTTGACCATCGGGGCTGTATGCTACTGAATAAACCCAGTCAGAATGACCAGTGAGGGTTTGCAGTAGGTTTCCTGTTTTTACATTCCACAGTTTGATAGTGTTGTCATCACTCCCACTAGCCAGAGTTTGACCATCGGGGCTGTATGCTACTGAATTAACCGATCTAGAATGACTAGTGAGGGTTTGCAGTAGCTTTCCCGTTTTTACATTCCATAGTTTGATAGTGTTGTCACTACTCCCACTAGCCAGAGTTTTACCATCGGGGCTGTATGCTACTGATCTAACCAAACTTAAATAACCAGTGAGGGTTTGCAGTAGGTTTCCCGTATTTACATTCCATAGTTTGATAGTGTTGTCACTACTCCCACTAGCGACCGCTTGACCATCGGGGCTGTATGCTACTGACAAAACCGAGCTAGAATGACCTTTGAGGGTTTGTAAGAGGTTTTCTATGAATTGATTACTAATAACTTGTGGTTGTGATATTGATTCCTCAACAACAGATGGTTTTGCTTTAACAACACCAGGAAAAATATCAATACCAAGATTTGTAGAGCGATCGCACCAATAGCAATTACCAAAAGTTCTACTATAATAATGACTATCTACCCTGCCACAAATAGTTAAATTATCATTCCCTGTTCTTAAAGCCTCTAACCACTCCCTAGCTGTGGGGCGTAAATTGGGGTTATTATGACCATCATTAAAGCATTTCAAAAAACATTGCTGAATCTCTGGATGTACAATCTCTAGGGGAATTGTTCTTGCTGCTGCGGTAATTAAAGTATTTGACCCATTAACCCATAAACCCCGACGGATAAGTTCATTAGGTTCTGGAGTTTCCCCCGCACCAGTCCACTTTCCTTGAAAGGGACTATTACCACCAAATAACAATTGATAGATAATTACCCCTAACCGGAATCTATCATGTACTTCCGTTTGCTCAATACTAGCAAAATCTTTTCCCATTAATTCCGGTGGTGTATATCCTTCCGAACCAACTAAACAACGATAAACCTTACCGTTTTTTGGATTTTTCACCTGAAAAGAATCTGTATCAATAATTGAAGGTAAAGCCCGATTATTCACTAAAATATTTTGTTGTTTAATATCTCCCAACACATAACCAGCAACGTGCAGGGCTTCAATAATTGAAACAATATTTAGCGCCGTTGTGTGCAGAAACCGCCAATCAATTTCAAGTTTCAAAGCTTTACGACGACGAGGATTATAAACATCAATAAGTTCTCTTCCATCCTTAATTTCAGGCATCAAAAAGCCCACAAAATCACCCTGAGCATTTTTCAACGCCGACTTAGGCCAAGCAAAAGAAACATGATGAAGATGGGAATTTGGTTCTGTGGGTGGATGTGCTATCATTACCGCTAACTTCTGCACCCGTTCAGGTGTTGGAGAATGGTAAATTTTCGCTAAATAACCATTTTGATTAGTTCGCCAAACTTTTGCTTCACCACTATTAGCTATTTCTTTCAACAGAGTAATTGATTTTCCCGTACTGGCACAAGTAAGAACTGTCATATAATTTTAATTAGATGGGTTGAAATAAATATCAAATGGTATTGTGGACTATGACAGGCTAGAAG harbors:
- a CDS encoding barstar family protein, producing the protein MNHKFFYLDGKKINSKQTFLNQAAEAMEIPTYFGHNWDAFDECITDLTWCPAQRYVESDPRLL
- a CDS encoding WD40 repeat domain-containing protein; this encodes TLASGSYDNTIKLWNVNTGNLLQTLTGHSRSVNSVAYSPDGQTLASGSRDSTIKLWDVNTGNLLQTLTGHSSWVNSVAYSPDGQTLASGSYDNTIKIWQVAASISKAPVQQNRSQVSQTPVSTPQSQPVTIPAPQTTIPVLWKLLIAAILGLIGTQIYGYARYGVFPVNPISIIANLPIGFSLEKTLEGHSERVWSVAYSPDGQTLASGSEDNTIKLWDVNTGNLLQTLKGHSERVWSVAYSPDGQTLASGSNDKTIKLWDVKTGNLLQTLTAHSNSVLSVAYSPDGQTLASGSEDDTIKLWDVKTGKLLQTLTGHSDLVWSIAYSPDGQTLASGSEDDTIKLWDVKTGKLLQTFTAHTSSVLSVAYSPDGQTLASGSEDDTIKLWDVKTGKLLQTLTGHSDLVWSIAYSPDGQTLASGSEDDTIKLWDVKTGKLLQTFTAHTSSVLSVAYSPDGQTLASGSSDKTIKIWRLK
- a CDS encoding WD40 domain-containing protein, which translates into the protein MTVLTCASTGKSITLLKEIANSGEAKVWRTNQNGYLAKIYHSPTPERVQKLAVMIAHPPTEPNSHLHHVSFAWPKSALKNAQGDFVGFLMPEIKDGRELIDVYNPRRRKALKLEIDWRFLHTTALNIVSIIEALHVAGYVLGDIKQQNILVNNRALPSIIDTDSFQVKNPKNGKVYRCLVGSEGYTPPELMGKDFASIEQTEVHDRFRLGVIIYQLLFGGNSPFQGKWTGAGETPEPNELIRRGLWVNGSNTLITAAARTIPLEIVHPEIQQCFLKCFNDGHNNPNLRPTAREWLEALRTGNDNLTICGRVDSHYYSRTFGNCYWCDRSTNLGIDIFPGVVKAKPSVVEESISQPQVISNQFIENLLQTLKGHSSSVLSVAYSPDGQAVASGSSDNTIKLWNVNTGNLLQTLTGYLSLVRSVAYSPDGKTLASGSSDNTIKLWNVKTGKLLQTLTSHSRSVNSVAYSPDGQTLASGSDDNTIKLWNVKTGNLLQTLTGHSDWVYSVAYSPDGQTLASGSRDNTIKLWDVNTGNLLQTLKGHFRSVYSVAYSPDGQTLASGSYDNTIKLWNVNTGN